The following coding sequences are from one Pasteurellaceae bacterium RH1A window:
- a CDS encoding peptide ABC transporter permease: MLLALIRKLFLTLITLIILSVISYHILLRDPLNHFSSLQGFQGYLNYAQGLLHGDLGISFATGEALSSEILAVFPATILLCLSASLLSLLLGIPLGFLGAYQRHHLLGKLLASLGSLSLAVPVFWLALVLLYYASVNHWELAAVGELHPIYDVPSLTGFKLLDAFLSDSPYKLKITQSALHHLALPTLILAVPATLEVMRLTQQKASQVLQEHYVKVAYTRGWSPLRIWWRHIMRNTLAPNIPLIARNITLIFAFGMLIENIVSWGGVGRWMIKALAVQDYNAISAGVMAIGVFVLVVDMLAELLTLWLDPTNKKGWYVK, encoded by the coding sequence ATGTTACTTGCCCTTATTCGTAAACTCTTTTTAACCCTGATTACCCTGATTATCCTCTCGGTCATCAGCTACCACATTTTGCTTAGAGATCCGCTCAACCACTTCTCCAGCCTGCAAGGCTTTCAAGGCTACCTCAACTATGCCCAGGGCCTGCTGCACGGGGACTTGGGCATCAGCTTTGCCACGGGCGAGGCCTTGTCTAGCGAGATTTTGGCTGTCTTCCCGGCCACCATCTTGCTCTGCCTGTCTGCCTCCCTGCTCTCGCTCCTCTTAGGCATTCCGCTGGGCTTTTTAGGGGCCTACCAACGCCATCACTTGCTGGGCAAGCTCTTGGCCTCCCTCGGCTCGCTCAGCCTGGCCGTGCCCGTTTTCTGGCTGGCTCTTGTTTTGCTCTATTATGCCTCAGTCAATCACTGGGAACTGGCCGCCGTGGGCGAACTTCACCCCATTTATGATGTGCCAAGCCTAACGGGCTTCAAGCTCTTGGACGCCTTTTTAAGCGACTCGCCCTACAAGCTCAAGATCACCCAAAGTGCCCTGCACCACCTGGCCCTGCCCACCCTGATCTTGGCTGTGCCGGCCACCTTGGAGGTCATGCGTCTAACCCAGCAAAAAGCCTCCCAAGTTCTGCAAGAGCATTATGTCAAGGTGGCCTACACCCGAGGCTGGTCGCCTCTACGGATTTGGTGGCGGCATATTATGCGTAACACCCTGGCTCCCAATATTCCCCTTATTGCCCGCAATATCACCTTAATTTTTGCCTTTGGGATGTTGATTGAAAATATCGTCAGCTGGGGCGGAGTGGGCCGTTGGATGATCAAGGCCCTGGCCGTGCAGGACTATAACGCCATTTCAGCAGGGGTTATGGCTATTGGGGTCTTTGTGCTGGTGGTGGATATGCTGGCCGAACTCTTAACCCTTTGGCTAGACCCAACCAATAAGAAGGGCTGGTATGTTAAATAA